The DNA segment TCCGCTGTCCGGGCCGAATTCCGGGAATAAACCCACCGTACTTCTTCATGTTGTCGGCCATATCGACCGGATTCAACACAACGGCCGTGTAGAAAAAACAAAAGAAAATGATCAAGCCGACATACAGAACCGTGTAGAGCAGCGAACCTGGAGCAAGCTGCGCCCCCAATGATTTGATCCACGGCGTTTCGAAAAACCCGGCGATCGTCGCTGGAAAGGCAATGATTGACGACGCGAAGATCGGCGGAATCACCCCGGCCGTGTTGATTTTGAGCGGAATATGCGTGCTTTGTCCCCCGTAGACCCGTCGCCCGATCACCCGCTTGGCGTATTGCACCGGGATCTTTCGGCGCCCGCTTTCCAAAAACACGATGGCCGCGACGACGGCCAGCATGATGACCGCCAAGGCGACCAGCAATATGAAGCTCAACTGACCGACCTTGTACAGATCGAACGTCTGCGCCACCGCGCTGGGGAGGCGCGCGACGATACCTGCGAAAATGATGAGCGAGATGCCGTTCCCGATCCCCCGCTCGGTGATCTGCTCGCCCAGCCACATCAGGAACCCGGTCCCGGCCGTAAGAGTGATCACCGTCATCAGCCGGAACGGCCAGCCGGGATTCAACACAAACGCGCCCTGGTTCATCCCTTCCAGGCCGATCGCGATCCCGAACCCCTGAATCATGGCGATTCCGACCGTGCCGAATCTGGTGTACTGAATGATCTTCTTTCGTCCCCGTTCGCCTTCCTTGGCCAGCT comes from the Nitrospirota bacterium genome and includes:
- the secY gene encoding preprotein translocase subunit SecY gives rise to the protein MFERLLTSFQNIFKIPELRTRILFTLGMLIVYRVGAHIPTPGINNDELAKFLVEKGGSLLGFLDIFSGGALSRLTIFALGIMPYISASIILQLLTVVIPHLSKLAKEGERGRKKIIQYTRFGTVGIAMIQGFGIAIGLEGMNQGAFVLNPGWPFRLMTVITLTAGTGFLMWLGEQITERGIGNGISLIIFAGIVARLPSAVAQTFDLYKVGQLSFILLVALAVIMLAVVAAIVFLESGRRKIPVQYAKRVIGRRVYGGQSTHIPLKINTAGVIPPIFASSIIAFPATIAGFFETPWIKSLGAQLAPGSLLYTVLYVGLIIFFCFFYTAVVLNPVDMADNMKKYGGFIPGIRPGQRTSDYIYKVLTRITFAGSIYLATVCVIPEFLIYKLNVPFYFGGTSLLIVIGVGLDTAQQIESHMLMRNYEGFLAKGRLRGRSG